Proteins found in one Paenibacillus dendritiformis genomic segment:
- a CDS encoding sensor histidine kinase, producing MRSLYATIVTSSVVIVLLSFAVGLLTANLAYSHTLNLHYEEKMQDIGRSITFFAKESPPDKLASYMEHLSGMGYQLYVFNEDGQAAAFGRAFKDASLPEGVVRRVLDGQVYKGLLENKQRWFIPNIFENKLEFSYGLLLEAQAGRHALFIRPDMVQQTEEIRLLLAVLLAVTFGFSLVLIAIKSRYIVRPVNRLAKATTELERGQYDVRLDVHRQDEIGELARRFTRMAQSIEQADTMRKQFVANVSHEIQSPLTSIRGLAVQLLEHPLPPEEERNYLHIIAVESDRLSGLSRQLLTLASLDRGQEALKRVAFRLDEQLRELLITLEPQWSEKELELHLELEKTEMSGDAGLLHQVWMNLLANAIKFTDTGGGLYVQCGINEHGSAEVVIRDTGKGIAAEDLPYIFDRFYKSSSPERGSQSGTGLGLSIAERIVHLHGGSIRAASAVGEGTAFTVLLPAKPSGASA from the coding sequence ATGAGATCCTTATATGCGACGATTGTGACCAGCTCCGTCGTCATTGTGCTGCTCAGCTTCGCGGTTGGCCTCCTGACGGCCAATCTGGCTTACAGCCATACGCTCAATCTCCATTATGAGGAGAAGATGCAGGATATCGGGCGTTCCATCACCTTTTTCGCCAAGGAATCGCCCCCGGACAAGCTCGCATCCTATATGGAGCATCTCTCCGGGATGGGGTACCAGCTCTATGTGTTCAACGAGGACGGGCAAGCGGCCGCATTCGGCCGCGCCTTCAAGGATGCCTCCTTGCCGGAGGGAGTCGTGCGGCGCGTGCTTGACGGCCAAGTATACAAGGGACTGCTGGAGAACAAGCAGCGGTGGTTCATCCCGAATATTTTCGAGAACAAGTTGGAGTTCAGTTACGGTCTCCTGCTGGAAGCGCAGGCCGGCCGCCATGCGCTGTTCATCCGCCCGGATATGGTGCAGCAGACAGAGGAGATCCGCCTGCTGCTGGCCGTGCTGCTGGCCGTAACCTTCGGCTTCAGCCTCGTGCTTATCGCCATCAAGTCCCGGTACATCGTCCGCCCGGTCAACCGGCTGGCGAAGGCAACCACCGAGCTCGAGCGCGGCCAATATGATGTGCGGCTTGACGTCCACCGCCAGGACGAGATCGGAGAACTGGCCCGCCGGTTCACGCGAATGGCCCAATCGATCGAGCAGGCGGACACGATGCGGAAGCAGTTCGTCGCCAACGTGTCCCATGAGATTCAGTCCCCGCTTACGTCAATTCGCGGGCTGGCCGTCCAATTGCTCGAACATCCGCTGCCTCCGGAAGAGGAACGCAACTATCTCCATATTATCGCGGTGGAGAGCGATCGCTTGTCCGGGCTCAGCCGGCAGCTGCTGACGCTCGCCTCGCTTGATCGCGGCCAGGAGGCGCTCAAGAGGGTAGCGTTCCGGCTTGATGAGCAGCTCCGGGAGCTGTTGATTACGCTCGAGCCCCAATGGTCGGAGAAGGAGCTGGAGCTCCATCTCGAGCTTGAGAAGACGGAGATGTCCGGCGATGCCGGCCTGCTCCATCAAGTGTGGATGAACCTGCTGGCCAATGCGATCAAGTTTACAGATACGGGCGGAGGCCTTTATGTACAATGTGGAATAAATGAGCATGGAAGCGCCGAGGTGGTCATTCGCGATACCGGCAAAGGCATCGCCGCGGAGGATCTTCCCTATATTTTCGACCGCTTCTACAAATCAAGCTCTCCGGAGCGGGGATCGCAGAGCGGAACCGGCCTCGGTCTCTCCATCGCCGAGCGCATCGTTCACTTGCACGGCGGATCGATTCGCGCCGCGAGCGCCGTCGGGGAAGGGACGGCGTTCACCGTTCTGCTGCCGGCCAAGCCTTCCGGCGCTTCCGCCTAG